TGTTTTGAGTAGTAGCTCCATCTAATTTCAAAGAGCATGGATTGAGAACAAAACATCTGATAATTGGAAAAATTCAGCATAGTTGCATCCAGAAACCCTTCTTTCCACTTCTCCATTTAATTTTCCGGTTCATACCAAGATGTGCTTTACAGTATGTTTCTAGAAGTGTCTCGCGAGgtataaaatctcatgcaaagaaccCTTTTGACAGCTGTTGTCTTTCAACTCACTTGTCAGCAGTCTTTTTCATACACGTAGTTTTTCGAGGACCTGCCACAGAAGAGAACAAAAAGGCTCCCCCAAAACAGGCACCAGAGAGAGAGGAGAAAAATCCTGTACAAGATTTGCTTGCACTGAGCTTTTTGCTTAAATTTGCCCCTGCATTGTGTCGATTTCAAGGAAAAGGTTAACAACATTTAGCACTTGAATCATATTTTTTGCTCCATTTGACTGTAATTACACAGTTTGGAGGTATTTGAATCATATTACAATTTGGATATATTTCCCCTGCATTTTGACATCTCTTTATAAATTCTTAGAGCGTCAATCCTTCTGAGCAAATCCGCTTTAACATTATTATCTCCATAAATTTCACTGGAATATAATTAATTGCATTCGGCATTTTCATAGTTCATTAAATTTCTCAAATTTTAATAATATCAATATCACCACAAATATTAACGATTCTGTGTAAAGTGCTACCACATTCAACATTCATCTCAAGTTCATTCCTAATTACGAGTATACGCAAATTATAATCGCTTAGATCTTTGTTCTCAAGTTTAGCCCTGCGTTTGATCTTTTAGCTCAAATTTACTATTCTATCCCTTGTCTCTGCTAAAATGTGTTTAGCTACATGGCAAGTGCACAACAATATACAAGACTGTGGCTTGAGCAAGAGTTTTGATTCGATATCTTTGGCTATAGGTATGGTGACTGATCTACTTGTTTTAATTTATGCCTATATTAATATATTGGATTTCATAGTAAAGTGTTTGTAGAGCTTTTCCATTTCCTCATATGAATTTAGTTTCAAGCACTTTCCACTTATGCAattagcacaaagacaaacaaaatcATCTATTTGCATGGCTATCACCGAGCATTTGTataatcactttttttttttttttctggttaCTGTTTCATATTCACAGACAATTAAAACATGCCCAAACTTGAATGCTACCTTTAATCAAGCTCCAAGGCCTTTTTGAAGAGAaataatcattttttatgtttaATGATTGGATTATAGCTTATACCCCTTGACACAAACTGAATACAAGACAAAATATCATTAAAGTAATGTTCATGTATACAATGAACTCATGTATCTGTTTTAACAGAACAAAAGAGCAATACATATGGTAATTGTTTAGCTACTGCATTAAGTATTAGCAAAAGAAAATGTAGAATTATATGAAAAGATTATAGAATCCCTATTTCAATTATCTAGTTATTTTAGCTATATCCTTCGTCATTGCAAGGCAACAATCTCTGCATTTTAGTCTTTGTCAACCTTGGCTATTTGTTGAGCATATCATGATGATGCTGATAAAAAAATAGTTTTGCTAAATACTTTATTTTTTTGAATGGTTGCTCTACTCCTTACAATCATAATTGTCTTACACAATTTAAAGCATAAAATCTTGCTTTATAACTTAAGAAATCATGCAACATATGTGGTTATCATTCTCAAACATTTGAATTCCACTTATATCTAAAATGATGCACACAAATCAAAGAATGCATAGTTTGATTGATAGAGCACAGTTAGTGAGGGTGATGGCACATTCTTTTATCACACCATCTACCAAACTTCAAATCATGTAAAGGGATTAGGCTGTTATTATCCATAGAGCAGATTATAATTTAATGTGGCAAAGTTTAGGTTATTTAGTGAAGTGCAATATGATTAATGAGTCTACTTTTAACATGTTTTTTGTATGAACTAGCAAAGTATATTGAAAAAGAACTATCTCACCAGCTAGAATAAAGATTGAATCAGAATTTTGAATGTTGAGAATCAACCCAAAAACAACACAAAATCCCTATTTTGATTTTGAACAGAATTATCTATAATACGTTTGAAATAATCTACATGAGATTTCTTGTACAGATTCCCGATCATAATTCATATTTAGTCAAAGTATGAGCTATTTTCAATGTGGTTGTGGTTTTGTGTTGCAGGCTATCTTTTCCACGAGATAGTGTTCTAGCCTTGTTATGCTTACTGCTCAAGGTCAGTATTGGATTCTTAAAGGTGCTCTTTGTTCAGTTCTTCAAATATAATTGCATTCTTCTTCGTCTATATTAGATATTTCTAAGTTGATACCACTATAGATACAAATCTTCTTAGTCTAGGTCAGTAATCTAGTAAAATGCTTATGAACACTAGTCTAAAGaaacaaaatacatcaaaaaaCCCAATTATAGTAGAAACGTACAAATCACATGATCAACCACTTATGATATCAATTGATGAAGCTCTAGACAACGTAAATTGTTTCCGAATTGATTCATTCAACTACACAGTTGGTGATTGCTTATTTAACACAGTCCATGTTTTGCTCCATTGTAAATATACACCTAATGAACTACGTAATGGTCTTGTCGATCATTTCTTACATTGTCTTCACAGTGGTTGTCTTGAAGCTTTGAGCTCTTTTGAGCATGAATTACATCCAAGAATACTTTATGATTTGCATAATATACATGATAAAAATACATATCTACGTAGAATGAGGATTTCAGCAACAGAAATCAATGCCAATGGTGAAGTTGGACTTTGGGGTGACacattttgtgtaaaatggttagCACGTTGGTTAAATATACCCATATGCGTTTGGTCTATAACACACAAAAAAGCATATTTGCATTTCAATAGAGATGCATGTCATCCTACGATATCAATTCTTTTCCATGATACAAATCCAACCGCTGGACATTATGAACCTATCTTTTCAAGGATAAGCACATACAATTGCCTTCAAAGCATGCAATCACAATTGCGTATTGCATGTAATGATTTTGACAATGCCTGGACTACAGTTGCAAATGCATTTGACACACTTGAACTTTGTCGACCTGCTACAACTGCAACTCCATGTGGTGAAAGCATGTTTGTTGCTATTGCTTTACTAACTAATGAACGATTTGATGCAATTGCTTTACGACCGTATATGGCCCAATCTTTGACGAATGCATTGAAAGTGCAAGACAAATTTGCATTGGCATGTGTTGACATGAATCAGAACCCTACTATAACAAAAAACAATTGTCTATTGCAATTGCAGCCACTCATTTCTAAGATCGGAATACCACATGCAGAAAGCAAACTTGAAGGTTCTGAATTTTGTTTATTATGGCTTTCACACATATTTCATGCAACTATACATGTATGGAAAGCAAGTGAACAACCCAAGGCCAAAGTATATTGTAATTGCACAAAACCGAAAAAAAGCATAAACTTGATTTGCTTTCAACACAACTCATGTCATTGTCATTATGAACCACTTTACAAAAAACAACAACTAATAGCTAATATGCATATAAGGCAACCTATTTTGGTACAACTCAGTGCAACTGCACCTACATCTACACTACCTTCTACATTTCAAAAAAACCTAGACTTGTTACCAATTGTACCAAATTTTGAACCAAGTAATCATGGTGAACAGAATTTGACTGGTTCACAAAATGTTGCAACAAACAATACAACTACTTTGCCTATGACAAGCTCACTAGCCCACAGAACTACATCTTTACGTAGTGCAAATTTCAAAGCCACTCGCTCATTGCGATGTCACAAAGCTGCAATACATAATAAAGATTCACCAAAACAAGACATAGCCAACAAACAAATGGTTGGAACAATAGACATTGCAAATCAGATAAACACAAAGCCTCAAACAATTACAAATTTTCCTACAACAAAATTGAAAGAGACTTGTTCATTACGATGCCTCAAAGCTGCAATCTGTGCTAAAGATAAGCAACAAAACAATAGAGGCAATGCAATCCAAAAATCCATCAACAGATACTTGCAAACCATTAATGATACGCCAACACAACCATGTACGCTTTGTGAAATGCTGCATTTTCATAAAAACATTCGCAAAGCTGACAATGCATTTGTCAATGCTTTCTCTTTACTTTCCATTACAACCAAAGACAAAAGAATTGCAATAGGGCAACCCATTTGCAAACAATGTACAAAAACAACTTTTTCTGGCAAAGTCCCTTCTTTCGCTGCACCATGCAAGATAAGACGAAATGAACAAATAGACATTGTCCATCGATTGACTTCTTTAGAAGAAAGACTTGTCTCTTTGCGTATTGCTTTTGCACAAATTAGACAATTAGGATATAAAAGAGCACAATATGGCTTGAACGGTACAATCATCAATGTTCCAGTAGATTTTGATAAGGTCCAACAAGCATTGCCTAGAAAAATAGATGAAACTACAACAATAGCAGTCAAATTGAAACGAAAACTAGAGTATGAAAATGCATATTTACAAGGAAATGTTAGACCTACTTGTGTAATGAATgctttaacaagattatcaaaaacACCACTATATATAAAAGAGCATATCTCCATAAATAAAGATTGGGAAGCTCTATTTGGAAACAAAAAGGAACACATGTGCATAGATATTGAAACAGAAACAGATATGAACAATGACAAAACTGAACAAGATGAAGAGCCTATAACTGAATCACTAGTACATTGGTTCAATGACCCGCATTCAATCAAAGACCTTGATACAACTATTATTGAAATTGCACCGTCAGAAGGCTTTAAGCCTCTTGGTATTTTTCAAGACACTTACTCAGAAGAAATGAACTTCCCAACTTTATTCTATGGATCTGCACGACCAATTGACATTACAAAAAATCTATCctttcaaaaaatagcaaaatGGGAGCTCATGCATAAAGACAATGACTTTGCTACACACATAACGAATATTTTCTTTAAAGCCATCAAAATTATTATACAACAAATATCTTCATTACAATGGGTGTGCATAAGAAAATCTGAATTAAAAGGTAGAAAGTTGCTTGCAAAAGATGTGCGTAGTCCAACAAATTTAGAAAAAATACTAAGATCTATGTTAGGCTTTAGATCATTAAGAAGTATTCGCACATCTCCAGATTATTtagaaaacacaaggaaaaatgTTTTTGCAATGATAAGACAATTAGGACCTCCAACTTTTTTTGTAACATTAACAAGCACAGAACACTTTTGGGAGCCACTATGCAAAGCATTACAACATATATCTACTAACAACAGAAAGAACACAATGAAACTATAGAAGATAGAGACTTAGACTTTCAAATTAGAAAAAATCCAGTTCTTTGCAGTCGATATTTCAATCATAAGGTCAATGCATTCCGCAAAATGATGCTAGAAAACGATGAGCTATTTGGCAAAGTATTGGACTATTTTTTTGTCACAGAATTCCAAAATCGAGGAAATGAACATGTACACTTTATGCTATGGGTCAGAGATGCACCTATATATGGAAATTGCAAAAACATTGAAATAGAAAACTTTGTGGACAAGTACATTTCATCTGATTCTTCATTGCTCGATGCAAATCTTGTCAAAATGCAAACACATCATCACACAAAGACTTGTAAAAAATACAAAAACTCTAATTGTCGCTTTAGTTTTCCTTTATCTCCCATGAAAAGAACAACAATACTAGAGCTGTTACATTTTGCTGATACTGCAACCAAAGATGCAGCAAGAAACTTCTTCAAGCAATTAGAAAATAAACACTATACAAAAGAAATTACATTTGACAATTTCTTGGACGAATTCAAAATGGATGAAGCAAACTACATTGCAATGCTACAATCAACATTGTCAAGGAAAATTGTCATGCTAAAACGACACCCAGCTGATATTTGGATAAATGCTTTTGCAAAACAAGTGCCAGCTTTATGGTATGCAAATACAGACACACAATTCATATTAGATGCATATGTTGCTGCATCTTATTGTAGTTCATATATGACAAAACAAGATAGAACATTGTCCCTTGCATTTCGCCAAGTGCGACAACAATGTACATATGCTTATGATGAAAAGAGCCATGTCATACGAAAACTGGGCAATGCATTGCTTAATTATCAACAAATGTCTAGCCGCCAAGCTGTTCACATTGTTTTGTCATTGCCATTGCGCAAATGTTCAAGGAAAACCGTTTTTATCAATACTGCGCCATTAGAAAGTAGAGTTTACATGTTAAAAAGCCCTAAGCTATTAGCAAAGGAACAAGATAATTCTGAAAACATAATGTATGCATCTGCAATAGAAAAATACACACAACGCCCAAAAGCTTTTGACAAATTATCACTAGCTGAATATACAGCTTTCTACTCTACCAACATaacaaaggcaaaaaaaagaaagaaaccaCATATCATACGCTATGTAAAATGCAATCCACATCTTGATcatgagaattattgtagagaaaaACTTATGTCATATGTACCTTTTCGAATTAGTGAAGAAACATTATTGGTTGGTCATAAAACATGGAGTGCAGCATTCAATGCAAACAAAACACAAATTGCAGAGATTGAAAAAATGTTTACAGCACAAATTGATTATAGATGGGGTGACATTGAAAAAGCTGCCACAGAAGCTGATATTGAAAAGTATCCAATAATACATTTTGAAGATGATACTTACCAAAACATAGATAAAAATGAAATAGAGAAATATGACATCATAACCGACCTTAAGCATACAAGAAACACAAAATCCACACATAGTGCTTGCAACTCATTGTTTGCAGAAATAGCTCATCCATTTTtgttgagtaatgaagaatattttAGTTTACGAAGGCAATTGAACAAAGAACAACAATCAATATTGAAGGACGTGCTAATGACAAAGAGACTTGCACCCCAAAAACCAATATACTTATTCTTGACAGGCGGGGCTGGCACAGGCAAAACCTTTACAGCTAAAGTACTCTTTCAAGCAATGATTCGTTTCTATGATAAGCAACTAGATAGTGACCCGCTCAAACCTAAAGGCATTATTGTTGCTTCAACAGGAAAAGCTGCGTTTAATGTAGGTGGAAACACTGCTCATTCCATTTTCCATTTGCCATGCAATTCTTCAAAAATGCTACCTTTGGACTCAAACACACTTGATAGCTTAAGCAAAAAGCTTGACCAACTTCAGATTCTACTTATTGATGAAACCTCGCTCATTGGCTCGACAATGCTATACAATATTGATAGAAGACTTCGTCAGATCAAACACACACCAACAAAACCCTTTGGCAATGTCGATATCATATTTTGTGGTGACTTCTACCAAGCACAGCCTGTATGTGACACTTGGATATTTGAAGAGCCAAGAATAAATAATGAGAAAATCCCATACACATTTTGGATTGATGAAGTCACATGCTTTGAACTGCAAACTGTAGTTAGACAAACAAATGAACATTTCATTTCCATACTCAATCGCACTAGTACTTCTCAACAAACTGACCAAGACATCTGCTATTTAAATACAACATGCTACAAACCACCACCCAATGATCCAAGATTCCCATATTTGTTCCAGAGAAATTCAGCTGTTGATGAGCACAACAAAAAAATGTTGAATTACTTGCCTACGAAGCTCTATGTGTTAGACGCTATTGATAAAAAGGATACACCCATTGACAATATGCATTATCAAAATGAAAAGTCATCACTACCTACCACAATCTATGTAAAACTAGGAATTTTGGTTGAGCTAATTGTTGGCAACCTTGATACACAAGATGGTCTAGTCAATGGTGCTGATGGCATTTTCCAATTACACACAACTGAGAAAGAAGAAATTGTCTGGATTCAATTTATTGACCCCACAATTGGAAAGTTGCATCGCCAAAGAATGCAAACCCTATATACAACTGGTGTTTTGCCTTCTTGGACACCAATAACAAGAATTGCTAGAAAAGTCAAAACACCTACAAAAATAGTCACTCGAATGCAATTTCCTTTCCAACTAGCATGTGCAAGAACCATTCATAGAGCACAAGGCCTAACAATGGATGCACTTGCTTTTGACCCTTGCAAAGTATATCAACATGGTCTTGCATACACTGCATTATCACGtgtaagtgtaaagcggaaaaattgaaccctagtagttctcccctccccaactccaaggagagagaagggagagtcactagggttgatggttttcacttgggagagactttacattcaaaagaggggttgaaacccacaagatccaatcccacataatgcaagattggattctaaatgagtttcaagggttaagacatctaggataccctcttttgtaaagaaatgtagatagaatgattgaactaggaatgcatgtaaagtaggaaagattcgcttataaacagagatagggatacaggatgaagctgcggacctggaattagcagtaaaatgttgagatggtgctgttttgcaaatttgagcgaaagttgacgggacgatggcgcccggcgtacacacagtcctccgaaaaatccgcgaaacgaaggtggatttgttcgtctctgcacaaggattccagatcttcaattatagccgcatacctgcaacctacacatagaaaagagaggacgattggggggttagggatgaggggtttgcctttaggtcaaacctcggttttggaattaaccaagaaatgagaatgttgtaaatgtaaatgtttgtaatgtaaacaagtactgataccttgttgtaagaatgtttgtattcttacatgcgaaggtgtaatgtatgttgtatgtaatgtgttgtaagtgatctcctcttcaatggttgaatccttgtcttgaatgcaacacttagccttgaatggagacatagaatactcaattgcttgaaggaatgcttgaatgcttgaatgtttgaatatcgctttcgcgccttgctcacatatgtcctcctttttcctacctcctcaaatgggagggaaaatgtagtttatatacttgtcaattagggctgatagactgattttcccgaccttaggccgacctagcaacattatttcccgaattgcaaacttagagacccgatgcccaaaagagatcgggcccaaaatagggccagggaccaaggcgctgggcgccatggtcccacctcccgggacagcagggtgcaaggagggatcatgccaaggtgcagaaaaatgcagtttttggtgtcataaacaggttttggggtctccattcaggttcaacattgcgccgccatcgtgaagacccaaatgcagtcgaaattgcaagtgtcgcaattttaggacgctacagtaaggAACATTGAATCATTGTACTTGATTCACAAATTGCAACACCAAAATTTCAAAGTGTCACAAAAGGTGGACAATGAGATGGAATGCCTTCGAACACAAGCACAATGGAAACTGCAATACAACCTTTGTTCTACATCATCAAACCATTTTAGTCTATGCTCATTGAATACACAAAGCTTTGCACTCCATGCACGAGAAATAGCCCATGACCATGATTTGCTTAGTGCAACTGTACTAtgcttacaagaaacaagagacaaGACTCTTGAACATCTTACATTGCTCAATAAAAAATACAAATGCTATCCTTCATTTGCTATTCATGGCCTATTAACATGTTGCACAAAAATAACCACATTACAAAAAATTGAAACATTCGCCACAAAGCACTTGGAATCAATAACAACTGACTTGTTGTACTTTGGCACTGTTTTACGAATCACAAATCTCTATTTAACACCAGTTGCACCAATTAATGAGCTACTCAATCTAATTGAAGAAATTATCAAGTCACAACCACCCAATTGCAAATTGATTATTGTTGGAGACTTCAACATTGATATGCTaaattcaacaaaaacaaaaacaatgctACTTGAATTTATGCAACAACACAAACTGTCATTCGTTATTGACAAGCCAACAACGCATGCAAGCAGTTTATTAGATCACTTTTGGATAGGCAATATTGATATTTCACTTGTACACTTCACTATATTGGATACATATTGGACATACCACTTTGCAATAGTTCTACAACTCCAACTATAACACAAAATTCTTAATTGCTATTACATCTTACCCAATACCTTCAACAATCAATTGCAATTACTTAATACAGCATACAAGTTCATTTTAAAAACTCACTATTGCTTTAAAAATTGTTCAATCTTTAGAAATACACAATAATTGGCTACTATTCAACCTACTAAATGCTAGCTAAAAGACATATTTAACATTTCTTCAGTTTATTGTCAAGTTCTAAAATGTGCTTTCAACTAAttgcagattaagaaaaacaaaataGTGTTTTACCTATTTTGCACATCTGGAACTTGTATCAAGGTCAACAAAAAGCCATTATCAAAAGCAACAATTATCTAAACTCCAATTCTGGTAAGTTACAATTAACCCCTCTAATTGGTAATTATGCTTCTTTTTATCCAATTGCTTATTGACTTTATACATGAAACCTTTACATGTACTTGTACATGTTAGACTTCCAATTAATATGCAGTTGTCTTTAGAACACAATTTACTAGTCTTTTTTATATAAACCTTAACAACGAAATAATTGTCTAAGACTCGAATGGAATATTAGCTCAGTCTATCAACCAACTCAGATCAAAACTTACAATACAACAACCTAGCTACTATTCAAGAAAATTGAATATTTAAAAGGATACATAAAATACATCAAATAGTTACCTAACTCTGctatcaaagattagctaagtacATGAAATAATAGTATGCATTTTGTATGTCTTTGTTTAACTCTTCGTCTTCAAACAATTACATCTTTTTGTATTAATTTGCATTTGAAAATTTATTGCAGCAACTTTTGCGAACGATAGCTTTTGCACAAGTCAAAATGGAAGACATAGCATCTGACCACAACTTGTCATCAAAAAAACGCAAACATAATGAAAATACGTATAGCCAATACACACTTATCTTTAATTATAGAAAAATATACTTTTGTTTTCTACTATACATTAACAATATGCATACTAAATCATCTCATGCATTGTTTTGAAGCTCACAAATAGCCTGTCACCAAAGCAACCCCCCTGACAATGCGACCAACTCAAACAACAACCAAGAACATAAAAGGCAAGTGTTCTCCTCAAATTCTAGAAATACATCTCTTATTTTTTTGTGAAATACAtcactctctcttcttcttctcactaTTATACTTCCAATTCTTCTCATTTCTCTGTTCTAATTCTATTTACACATACTTCCACAACAATGTACATACTAACCTTGCTCATTTCATTACAGGTCAAAGTTGGAAAGCCCTCCTGCATCAAGTATAATTGAAATATGTACAACGCAATCTGCCATTGCTTTTGAAGGTGATGTACTAGTCGCATATGGCCCTGCTATCAAACAGACCTCAACAAATGAACCAAAAGCACCAATTGCACATGTTGATCTCATTGACAGCCATGGACAAATGACTATAACAGTAAACATCAACAATAAGTTAATAGACACCTTTTGGCCCCAATTATTGCCTGGTGCAAGTGTGCGCTTAACAAAATTCACAGTGAAGAAAAAATCACAATATGAGAGAGGAGATGTTGATTACTGTATCCAGCTAACCGCTAAAACAACAATTGAAAGTATTGATAAAGTATGCAAGCAACAAAAGCTAACACCTGATACAACCATTTCGCAATTAATCCACTCACCAAACAACTATTCAATTGGAACACTGGTCGTCCTTGTAGCATCTCAAAATCAAGAACCAAACGGATTTCAACTACAAGTCAAAGATGGAGAATTGCCATCTGATACAGCTACTGTAAGATATTTTCTCATAACATACTCTAATTTATATGCCTCACAAATTATTCATATAATTAAGTATACTAACAAACAAATTTGTGTCTTTTGCAGCTAACAGTTCCAAAAGTCCATACCAATTCCTATGCCACCTTGGAAAGGCTCCTGACTTTAGCAAGACCACCACTTCTTCTCCTAAAAAATGTTGTCCGCGGCAGCACAAGAGGAGCAAGTGACATTAGATCAAGTCTATCCACCTACATTGATGAATTGAATGACGAATACACCAAAGGTTTTTTGCAAACACTTGCTTCCTCCAATTTGCAGGTAACCAACTAAAACACTCATTAGTAAGAACACTACAATTATTCTCATTCACTAAATTCCAAAAGCATTTAACACTTCCATTACAATCTTTCTTCCAATGACAGGTTGCTGGAACATTGAAAACAAAAAACGTGTACCTACCACCGTACCAGCCACTTTGCAACTTGTGCCACAGCATAGTTTCTGTAGCTCACTTGTCAGCCAACAACACTGCTCACTGCACCACATGCACATCAACCACGACTTTTGCATACCAACACTACTTGCAATGCACAATTGAAACTGAAGATGGAACTATTAACTGCAACTTACACACCAAACTCTTGCAACAAAACTTTCCTGAGCTCACAAAAATAACATTTGAAAATTATAAGCAAAACATATCTGCAGCTATCTACCTCATGCGCAAGTTCAAGATACGAGGAACATTCACAATTGCCATGAACAATTCC
This genomic stretch from Cryptomeria japonica chromosome 8, Sugi_1.0, whole genome shotgun sequence harbors:
- the LOC131053841 gene encoding uncharacterized protein LOC131053841; this encodes MTITVNINNKLIDTFWPQLLPGASVRLTKFTVKKKSQYERGDVDYCIQLTAKTTIESIDKVCKQQKLTPDTTISQLIHSPNNYSIGTLVVLVASQNQEPNGFQLQVKDGELPSDTATLTVPKVHTNSYATLERLLTLARPPLLLLKNVVRGSTRGASDIRSSLSTYIDELNDEYTKGFLQTLASSNLQVAGTLKTKNVYLPPYQPLCNLCHSIVSVAHLSANNTAHCTTCTSTTTFAYQHYLQCTIETEDGTINCNLHTKLLQQNFPELTKITFENYKQNISAAIYLMRKFKIRGTFTIAMNNSIIVIAQEASNSV